In one Chlamydia sp. BM-2023 genomic region, the following are encoded:
- a CDS encoding diphosphate--fructose-6-phosphate 1-phosphotransferase — translation MQPNPRDLDGVVIPDVPSLPRELQKFPSLIPTNDQRFSPKFDSQVAKLFPNTYDSPYLKFIAGTPPPSNPIKVGVMLSGGPAPGGHNVIWGLLHSLKKIHPESSLVGFINDGQGLINNHTVEITEEFMECFRNSGGFNCIGTGRTNIITEENKAACLKTIKELDLDGLVIIGGDGSNTATAILAEYFSQHHPKTCVVGVPKTIDGDLQHLFLDLTFGFDSATKFYSSIISNISRDALSCKAHYHFIKLMGRSASHIALECTLQTHPNIALIGEEIAEKNVPLKTIIHKVCSIIADRAAMGKYYGVILIPEGIIEFIPEINNLVQEIEHIPEGADKFSSLSQESQQLLASFPEGIVHQLLNDRDAHGNVYVSKISVEKLLIYLVDNHLKKYFKNVPFNAISHFLGYEGRSCVPTKFDNTYSYALGYGAGILTHNRCNGYLTVIESLMNIVDKWRLRAIPIVKMFTTKEKSDGTIKPLIKKSLIDIGSPAFRKFKLYRKIWALEDSYRFLGPLQINTPPETHSDHFPPLTLLLNHNEWQKRCSICMEIPDCDY, via the coding sequence ATGCAGCCGAATCCTCGTGACCTTGATGGTGTAGTAATTCCTGATGTTCCCTCACTACCCAGAGAATTACAAAAGTTTCCCTCACTCATACCCACGAACGATCAACGCTTTTCACCAAAATTTGATTCCCAGGTTGCAAAACTATTTCCCAATACTTACGACAGCCCCTATCTAAAATTTATAGCAGGAACACCCCCACCTTCTAACCCCATAAAGGTAGGCGTTATGCTTTCAGGAGGACCCGCTCCAGGAGGACATAATGTCATTTGGGGACTCTTACATAGCTTAAAAAAAATTCATCCTGAAAGCTCCCTAGTCGGATTTATTAATGACGGACAAGGACTCATTAATAATCATACTGTAGAAATCACCGAAGAATTCATGGAATGCTTCAGAAACTCCGGGGGATTCAACTGTATCGGAACAGGAAGAACAAATATCATCACAGAAGAAAATAAAGCCGCATGTTTGAAAACAATAAAAGAGTTAGATCTTGATGGTCTGGTAATCATTGGTGGAGATGGGTCGAATACCGCAACAGCTATTCTCGCAGAATACTTTTCTCAACATCACCCGAAAACCTGTGTAGTAGGAGTTCCTAAAACCATCGATGGAGACCTCCAACACTTATTTTTAGACCTTACATTCGGATTTGACTCAGCAACAAAATTTTACTCTTCAATCATTAGTAATATTTCAAGAGACGCCCTGTCATGTAAAGCACACTACCATTTTATAAAGCTTATGGGGCGATCAGCATCACATATCGCTTTAGAATGTACATTACAAACGCATCCGAATATTGCACTTATAGGCGAAGAAATCGCAGAAAAAAACGTCCCCCTGAAAACCATTATTCATAAAGTATGTTCTATAATCGCTGATAGAGCCGCTATGGGGAAATATTACGGTGTTATTCTCATTCCCGAAGGAATCATCGAATTCATTCCAGAAATTAACAATCTTGTTCAAGAAATAGAACACATTCCTGAAGGCGCTGATAAATTTTCATCATTATCTCAAGAATCTCAACAACTCCTAGCAAGCTTCCCAGAGGGAATCGTCCATCAGCTCCTTAATGATCGCGATGCTCACGGAAATGTTTACGTTTCTAAAATTAGCGTCGAAAAACTGCTGATTTATCTTGTTGACAACCATTTAAAAAAGTATTTTAAAAACGTTCCTTTTAACGCAATTTCACATTTTCTAGGTTATGAAGGAAGGTCCTGCGTCCCAACAAAATTTGACAATACCTATAGCTATGCTTTAGGTTACGGAGCGGGAATTCTTACTCATAACCGCTGTAATGGCTATCTTACAGTTATTGAATCTCTAATGAATATTGTGGATAAATGGAGACTACGCGCAATTCCTATTGTGAAAATGTTTACAACAAAGGAAAAATCAGATGGAACTATAAAACCATTAATTAAAAAGAGCCTAATAGATATCGGCAGTCCTGCTTTTCGTAAGTTTAAACTCTATAGAAAAATATGGGCTCTCGAAGATTCCTACCGCTTTCTAGGCCCCTTACAAATTAATACACCTCCAGAAACACACTCCGATCATTTCCCTCCCTTAACATTACTTCTGAATCATAATGAATGGCAGAAAAGATGTTCTATATGTATGGAAATTCCTGACTGTGACTACTAG
- a CDS encoding alpha/beta hydrolase, whose product MSTTCRKHEQRHSVTFNVLNKVTTFGILHTPLQEASSYPLVIILHGLASNKIGSKRSHVQLAEKLTEQGIAALRVDLPGHGDAEGSLYDFSFHDYITCAHEIISYGYSLNNIDTKNVAVFGSSLGGTIALMNMSSLHYIKSLAVWAPTIQGALWLQEAMNVPDNVLSHSPASEDILYAGTPINKTFCSQFIEMDITKEIPKFPESLSILHMQGEDDTTVSLHHQKIFAETMSRKPNRCDLRTYPNTNHHLPQEGSAIPDIVEWLKQQLIP is encoded by the coding sequence ATGAGTACTACATGCCGTAAACATGAACAACGCCATAGTGTCACATTCAACGTACTAAATAAAGTCACAACTTTTGGTATTCTCCACACTCCCCTGCAGGAGGCCTCCTCCTACCCACTAGTAATTATTCTTCATGGACTAGCCTCAAACAAAATCGGCTCTAAGCGTTCTCATGTACAACTTGCTGAAAAACTTACAGAGCAAGGCATAGCTGCCCTACGCGTTGATCTCCCTGGACATGGAGATGCTGAAGGCTCCCTTTACGATTTTTCTTTTCATGATTATATTACCTGCGCTCATGAAATTATCTCCTATGGTTACAGCCTAAATAATATTGATACCAAAAATGTTGCTGTGTTTGGTTCTTCCCTAGGGGGAACAATAGCACTGATGAACATGTCCTCTCTACATTATATAAAAAGCCTGGCGGTATGGGCTCCAACAATACAAGGTGCTTTGTGGTTACAAGAAGCTATGAATGTTCCCGATAATGTGTTATCACATTCCCCAGCTTCTGAAGATATCCTATATGCTGGAACACCTATAAATAAGACATTCTGCTCACAATTTATTGAAATGGATATCACTAAGGAAATTCCAAAATTTCCTGAATCTCTATCTATACTACATATGCAAGGTGAAGACGATACTACCGTATCTTTACATCATCAAAAGATCTTCGCGGAGACTATGAGCCGTAAACCTAACCGCTGTGACCTACGCACCTACCCCAATACAAATCACCATCTCCCACAAGAGGGTTCTGCAATACCAGATATTGTAGAGTGGCTAAAACAACAACTTATTCCCTAG
- a CDS encoding anion permease — protein sequence MNKQKRFLSLLFLTLVLLGIWFCPHPEAINPNAWHLFAIFTTTILGIILQPVPMGAIVIIGISTLLLTQTLTLDQGLSGFHNPIAWLVFLSFSIAKGIIKTGLGERVAYFFVSVLGKNPLGLSYGLVITDCLLAPAIPSVTARSGGILYPVVMGLSESFGSSSEKGTESLIGAFLIKVAYQSSVITSAMFLTAMAGNPLVAALASNVGVSLTWATWAKAAVLPGLLSLTLMPIILYKLYPPTITSCEEAIRTAKLRLKEMGPLKKGEKIILMIFILLVILWTFGDLLRISATTAALIGLSLLILTNILDWHKDVIANTTAWETFIWFGALIMMASFLNQLGFIPLIGDSVAAAVAGLSWKIGFPILFLIYFYSHYLFASNTAHIGAMFPVFLAVAVSLGTNPIFAVLVLAFSSNLFGGLTHYGSGPAPLYYGSQLVSVKEWWRAGFALSIVNITIWIGIGSLWWKILGLI from the coding sequence GTGAATAAACAAAAACGTTTCCTATCTCTTTTATTCCTCACTCTAGTACTCTTAGGCATATGGTTTTGTCCTCACCCGGAAGCGATAAACCCAAATGCTTGGCACCTCTTTGCCATATTTACGACTACCATTTTAGGAATTATCTTACAGCCCGTACCCATGGGCGCCATAGTTATTATTGGTATTTCCACACTATTACTTACGCAAACGCTTACCTTAGATCAGGGCTTGTCAGGATTCCATAATCCTATAGCCTGGCTAGTCTTCCTATCTTTCTCCATCGCTAAAGGAATTATTAAAACCGGCCTTGGAGAACGCGTTGCATATTTCTTTGTTAGCGTATTAGGAAAAAATCCCCTAGGGTTAAGCTACGGACTCGTAATCACAGATTGTTTGCTAGCCCCTGCGATTCCCAGCGTAACAGCACGTTCCGGAGGGATTCTCTATCCCGTGGTCATGGGATTGTCAGAATCTTTCGGAAGTTCCTCAGAAAAAGGCACCGAAAGCCTAATCGGCGCGTTTTTAATTAAAGTAGCCTACCAAAGTTCAGTAATCACAAGCGCAATGTTTCTTACAGCTATGGCAGGGAACCCTCTAGTTGCTGCCTTAGCAAGTAACGTTGGAGTATCATTAACATGGGCAACATGGGCAAAAGCCGCAGTACTCCCAGGATTACTCAGCCTAACACTCATGCCCATAATTCTATATAAACTCTACCCACCGACTATCACTTCTTGTGAAGAGGCTATCCGCACAGCAAAGCTACGCCTTAAAGAAATGGGCCCTCTGAAAAAGGGTGAGAAAATCATTTTAATGATTTTCATTCTCCTAGTGATTTTATGGACATTCGGAGACCTCTTAAGAATATCAGCAACTACAGCAGCCCTCATTGGCCTATCCTTGCTTATTCTAACCAATATTTTAGATTGGCATAAAGATGTCATCGCTAATACAACTGCTTGGGAAACCTTTATTTGGTTTGGAGCTCTTATTATGATGGCTTCTTTCCTAAACCAACTCGGCTTTATTCCCCTTATCGGAGATTCCGTAGCAGCGGCTGTCGCAGGATTATCCTGGAAAATAGGCTTCCCTATTTTATTCCTTATTTACTTTTACTCTCATTACCTGTTCGCGAGTAACACAGCTCATATCGGCGCTATGTTCCCAGTATTTCTTGCCGTTGCAGTATCCCTAGGAACAAATCCTATTTTTGCCGTTTTAGTGCTTGCTTTCTCAAGTAACCTCTTCGGAGGACTAACTCATTATGGTTCAGGACCCGCTCCACTCTACTACGGATCACAACTCGTTTCTGTAAAAGAATGGTGGAGAGCAGGCTTTGCTTTAAGTATTGTAAACATCACTATTTGGATAGGCATCGGCAGCCTATGGTGGAAAATCCTCGGTCTTATCTAA
- a CDS encoding ABC transporter ATP-binding protein, whose translation MPDTLLHIQNLTIASTNPQRVLIDNLSLTIKKQHSLALVGENGSGKTTITKAILGFLPDNCDILNGNIFFEDYDLATLLYKDFQKIRGKKIATVLQNAMGSLTPSMRIGAQIIETLRQHNKITRKEAYEKAIELLTSVCIPNPERCLNLYPFELSGGMRQRTVIAIALASSPELILADEPTTALDSVSQAQVLRILRKVHKEKNTAMLLVTHNLALVTELCDDIAIIKDGQLIETGSVKQIFSSPQHPYTKRLLKAVSKIPLTTASSPILKAKLKPLKNTNTLQSVHD comes from the coding sequence ATGCCTGATACCCTTCTCCATATTCAAAATCTTACAATAGCTTCTACAAACCCCCAGCGAGTATTAATAGACAATCTCTCACTCACAATAAAAAAACAGCATAGCCTTGCTCTTGTCGGGGAAAATGGCTCGGGAAAAACAACAATTACAAAAGCTATTCTTGGTTTTCTTCCTGATAATTGTGACATCTTAAATGGAAATATCTTCTTTGAAGATTATGACCTAGCAACCCTGCTATACAAAGATTTTCAAAAAATACGCGGAAAAAAAATTGCCACGGTATTGCAAAATGCCATGGGCTCACTAACGCCATCTATGCGTATAGGAGCTCAAATTATAGAAACCCTAAGGCAACACAATAAAATAACAAGAAAAGAAGCTTATGAAAAAGCTATAGAACTACTCACAAGCGTATGCATTCCTAATCCCGAACGCTGTTTGAATCTTTATCCTTTTGAGCTCAGTGGGGGTATGCGACAGCGTACCGTAATTGCCATAGCACTTGCTAGTTCCCCAGAACTTATTCTTGCTGACGAGCCTACCACAGCTCTAGATTCCGTATCACAAGCTCAAGTATTGCGCATATTACGTAAAGTACATAAAGAAAAAAACACAGCAATGCTTCTAGTTACCCATAACCTCGCCCTAGTTACAGAACTCTGCGATGATATTGCCATTATTAAAGATGGCCAACTCATAGAAACTGGAAGCGTAAAACAAATTTTTTCTTCTCCCCAGCATCCCTATACCAAGCGTCTTCTCAAAGCTGTATCGAAAATTCCTCTGACAACGGCCTCATCTCCAATCTTAAAAGCGAAGCTTAAACCTTTGAAAAACACTAATACTTTGCAGAGCGTCCATGACTAA
- a CDS encoding DUF1186 domain-containing protein has product MTMEISHILEDLAYDEGILPREAIEAAIVKHTQIIPYLLQILEEAGERIPELINDGSYQGHLYAMYLLAQFRETRALPLIIKLFSFTDDTPHAVAGDVLTEDLPRILASVCDDESLIKELIETPGINPYVKAAGISSLVHLVGAKKISRDTTIRYFGELLNYRLEKHPSFAWDSLIAAICALYPGELLYPISKAFNAGLIDKTFISMEDVTNIINEETIESCLQELLSSPELINDTLEEMEKWLEDFPIEP; this is encoded by the coding sequence TTGACGATGGAAATTTCTCATATCTTGGAAGACCTCGCTTACGACGAAGGGATTCTTCCCAGAGAAGCTATAGAAGCTGCTATCGTCAAACATACGCAAATTATTCCCTACCTACTTCAAATTCTTGAAGAAGCTGGCGAGCGTATTCCTGAATTAATAAATGATGGCAGCTATCAAGGGCATCTCTATGCTATGTACCTGTTAGCACAATTTCGAGAAACCCGCGCTCTTCCTCTAATTATCAAACTATTTTCATTTACCGATGATACTCCTCATGCAGTTGCCGGCGATGTTCTCACTGAAGATCTGCCGAGAATCCTTGCTAGCGTATGTGATGACGAATCTTTAATTAAAGAACTCATAGAAACTCCAGGTATTAATCCTTACGTAAAAGCTGCAGGCATTTCCAGTCTTGTACATCTTGTTGGAGCAAAAAAAATCTCCAGAGACACAACTATCCGTTATTTTGGAGAACTGTTAAACTATAGACTAGAAAAGCACCCTTCCTTTGCATGGGATAGCCTCATAGCAGCTATATGCGCTCTATATCCCGGAGAACTCTTGTATCCAATTAGTAAAGCTTTTAACGCAGGACTAATAGATAAGACATTCATAAGCATGGAAGATGTAACAAACATCATAAACGAAGAAACGATCGAGTCCTGTCTTCAAGAACTTCTGTCCTCACCAGAACTCATTAACGACACCCTAGAAGAAATGGAAAAATGGCTAGAGGATTTTCCTATAGAGCCTTAA
- a CDS encoding ABC transporter permease, with protein MDIPLNSHLTLWKRMKGNAMFMTGISILSVLILGAVLLPWVYPNYEQTSLEHTLAHPGKMFPFGTDSLGRCMLARTIQGLRLSLLIAVTATLIDVCVGLLWSTLALSSGKKVAFIMMRITEILFSIPRIPVIILLLVIFNHGIIPLILAMTLTGWIPIAKIIYGQFLLLENKEFVLSAKTMNASTFHILKKHLLPNTLTPIISTLIFTIPGAIYTEAFISFLGLGIQPPQASLGTLVKEGINAIDYYPWLFFIPSFFMITLSISFNLIGEGAKALFIEENAHA; from the coding sequence ATGGATATTCCGTTAAACTCACATCTTACTCTATGGAAACGCATGAAAGGAAATGCCATGTTTATGACAGGGATTTCCATACTTAGTGTCTTAATTTTAGGAGCCGTTCTGCTTCCCTGGGTTTACCCCAATTACGAACAAACCTCCCTAGAACATACTCTAGCGCATCCAGGAAAAATGTTTCCTTTTGGGACAGACTCCCTAGGAAGATGCATGCTCGCTAGAACTATTCAAGGATTACGCTTATCCTTACTTATTGCAGTAACTGCCACTCTCATAGATGTCTGTGTGGGACTTTTGTGGTCTACATTAGCACTGTCCTCAGGGAAAAAAGTCGCCTTTATTATGATGCGTATTACAGAAATTCTGTTTTCCATTCCTAGAATCCCTGTGATTATTCTTCTTCTTGTTATCTTTAATCACGGAATTATCCCTTTGATCCTTGCTATGACACTCACAGGTTGGATCCCCATAGCAAAAATTATCTACGGACAGTTTTTGCTACTAGAAAATAAAGAGTTTGTCCTTTCGGCAAAAACTATGAATGCGTCAACCTTTCATATTCTAAAAAAGCACCTTCTTCCAAACACACTTACTCCTATCATCTCCACACTAATTTTTACCATTCCAGGAGCTATATATACTGAAGCTTTTATCAGCTTTCTAGGATTAGGAATACAACCACCACAAGCAAGCCTAGGCACCCTAGTAAAAGAAGGAATCAACGCTATTGATTACTATCCCTGGCTTTTTTTCATTCCATCATTTTTTATGATCACATTATCAATAAGCTTCAACCTTATTGGTGAGGGAGCAAAAGCCCTGTTCATAGAGGAAAACGCTCATGCCTGA
- a CDS encoding ABC transporter permease: protein MLRYISKRLIFNLLSLWIILTLTFLVMKSIPGDPFNDENSNALSQETLQILKSRYGLNKPLYQQYLQYLKSLVTLDFGNSLVYKDRSVTSIITSAFPASAILGIESLILSIFGGISLGTLAALRKKKQGRYILLSSILQISIPAFVLATMLQYLFAVKIPIFPIACWGDFSHTILPSLALAITPMAFITQLTCSSVSSVLNKDYALLAYAKGLSPIKVILKHILPYAVFPTISYAAFLVTTVMTGTFAIENIFCIPGLGKWFVCSIKQRDYPVTLGLSVFYGAFFMLASLFSDLLQAMIDPQIRYSYRKADKEKSLTQDNQIT, encoded by the coding sequence ATGCTCCGTTATATAAGTAAGCGCCTGATCTTTAACTTACTCTCTCTATGGATTATTCTCACCCTCACCTTCCTAGTAATGAAATCGATTCCTGGAGACCCGTTTAATGATGAAAATAGCAACGCTCTGTCACAAGAAACTCTTCAAATTCTAAAATCTCGTTATGGATTAAATAAGCCCTTATATCAACAGTACCTGCAATATCTCAAATCCCTAGTTACCTTAGACTTTGGAAATTCTCTAGTATATAAAGACCGGAGCGTAACTAGCATTATTACCTCAGCATTTCCAGCATCAGCAATTCTAGGAATTGAAAGCTTAATTCTTTCTATTTTTGGAGGGATCTCCCTAGGAACATTAGCAGCATTAAGAAAGAAAAAACAAGGACGCTATATCCTATTATCTTCTATTTTGCAAATTTCCATTCCAGCTTTTGTTCTAGCTACAATGTTACAGTATTTATTCGCTGTAAAAATTCCTATTTTCCCCATAGCTTGCTGGGGGGATTTTAGCCATACGATATTACCCTCCCTAGCCCTGGCAATAACACCCATGGCCTTCATTACCCAATTGACATGCTCTTCTGTATCTTCAGTGTTAAATAAGGATTACGCTTTATTAGCTTATGCTAAGGGTTTATCTCCAATAAAAGTGATTTTAAAACATATTCTTCCCTATGCTGTATTTCCAACGATTTCCTACGCAGCATTTCTCGTTACCACAGTAATGACAGGGACATTCGCAATAGAAAATATTTTTTGCATTCCAGGATTAGGAAAGTGGTTCGTCTGTAGCATTAAACAACGCGACTACCCAGTAACTTTAGGACTATCGGTATTTTATGGAGCTTTCTTTATGTTAGCTTCATTGTTTTCAGATCTTTTACAAGCAATGATAGATCCACAAATTCGCTATTCCTATAGAAAAGCTGATAAAGAGAAAAGCCTTACACAAGATAACCAAATTACCTAA
- a CDS encoding ABC transporter ATP-binding protein: MTNLVTIQNLSITIRKQVILKDINLKLKKGECLTIVGASGSGKSSLALAILGLMKPDQGSITFHLDPKTPKAKAVQIVWQDVSSSLNPTMNIEDLILEPLHIIGIYSKEQQKEKIHRVLQLVNLPQSVLKLKPHKLSGGQKQRVAIAKALVCEPELLICDEPISALDTLNQSLILELFQTIKQQCESTLLFITHDMSAAYYIADTIAVMDKGALVEYAQTEKIFLTPEHKKTQELLDAIPIFSLEDAEINDPYIAQEKVLV, encoded by the coding sequence ATGACTAATTTAGTAACTATACAAAACTTATCAATAACGATTAGAAAGCAAGTCATTCTCAAAGATATTAACTTAAAGTTAAAAAAAGGAGAATGTCTGACTATCGTTGGTGCTAGCGGCTCAGGGAAGTCTTCATTAGCCTTGGCAATTTTAGGACTGATGAAGCCCGATCAAGGTTCTATTACCTTTCATCTAGATCCTAAAACCCCAAAAGCTAAAGCCGTGCAAATTGTTTGGCAGGACGTTTCTTCAAGTTTAAATCCCACGATGAATATCGAAGATCTTATCTTGGAACCCTTACACATCATAGGAATCTACTCAAAAGAACAACAAAAAGAAAAAATTCATCGTGTTCTACAGCTTGTAAACCTCCCACAATCCGTACTCAAACTAAAACCTCATAAACTTAGCGGAGGACAAAAACAACGTGTTGCTATTGCAAAAGCTCTCGTATGCGAACCCGAACTGCTTATTTGCGATGAACCCATATCTGCATTAGACACTCTAAATCAATCGCTCATCTTAGAACTGTTTCAAACTATAAAACAACAATGTGAAAGTACCCTACTTTTCATTACCCATGACATGTCCGCAGCATACTATATTGCAGATACTATTGCCGTTATGGACAAAGGAGCCCTTGTAGAATACGCTCAAACAGAAAAAATTTTCCTAACTCCTGAGCATAAAAAAACTCAGGAACTTCTTGATGCCATTCCCATATTTTCCCTAGAAGATGCCGAGATTAATGACCCTTACATAGCACAAGAAAAGGTACTAGTTTAA
- a CDS encoding diphosphate--fructose-6-phosphate 1-phosphotransferase — MELLSVNKSYFELQRLHYRPETLNFVNGITSLHFVDSQESPSISQGLQEHIPHLCNIPEVTIEQGNATPSQPLKIGVLLSGGQAPGGHNVVIGLFEGLRAFNPKTKLFGFIQGPLGLTRGLYKDLDISVIYDYYNVGGFDMLSSSKEKIKTKEQKSTILSTVKKLKLDGLLIIGGNDSNTDTAMLAEYFLKHNCHVPIVGVPKTIDGDLKNTWIETPLGFHSSCRTYTEMIGNLEKDTLSIKKYHHFVRLMGQQASYTTLECGLQTLPNITLISEHIAMRRISIQKLSEHIAMGLVNRYRSGKNYSTILIPEGLIEHVVDTKKLIQELNILLLDTTLTLENINNKLSPESLKTFSSLPIEIARQLLIARDSHGNVRVSKIATEELLAALIKREIQKIEPKMDFQTVNHFFGYESRAGFPSNFDANYGLALGIMSALFLVRKRTGYMVTINNLERSYSEWVGGGTPLYQMMQIEHRLGEETPVIKTDSVNPNAPAVQYLLKQSDMYLMEDHYCFPGPLQYFGEEKLVDQRPLTLLWETGKQKE, encoded by the coding sequence ATGGAGCTACTCTCAGTAAATAAAAGCTATTTCGAGTTGCAACGATTGCACTATCGTCCGGAAACTCTAAATTTTGTAAATGGCATAACATCGTTACATTTTGTAGATTCTCAAGAATCTCCTTCTATTTCTCAAGGTCTGCAGGAACACATCCCCCATTTATGTAATATTCCTGAAGTAACGATTGAACAAGGAAATGCCACACCTTCTCAACCTTTAAAGATAGGTGTTTTACTCTCTGGAGGGCAGGCCCCAGGAGGACATAATGTAGTTATAGGTCTCTTTGAAGGATTACGCGCATTTAATCCTAAAACTAAGCTTTTTGGTTTTATTCAAGGTCCCCTGGGATTAACCCGCGGCCTTTATAAAGATCTCGATATTTCTGTGATTTATGATTACTACAATGTCGGTGGTTTTGACATGCTCTCGTCAAGTAAAGAGAAAATCAAAACTAAAGAACAAAAAAGCACAATTCTTTCTACTGTAAAAAAGCTTAAGCTTGATGGTTTGCTAATCATAGGAGGAAATGATTCTAATACTGATACAGCAATGCTTGCTGAGTATTTCCTAAAGCATAACTGCCATGTTCCCATTGTAGGTGTTCCAAAAACTATCGACGGTGATCTGAAAAACACCTGGATAGAAACTCCCTTAGGGTTTCACTCTTCGTGCCGCACCTATACAGAAATGATCGGAAACTTGGAAAAAGACACCCTATCTATCAAGAAGTACCATCATTTCGTCAGACTTATGGGACAGCAAGCTTCTTATACAACCTTAGAATGTGGATTACAGACTCTTCCGAATATTACTTTGATTAGTGAGCACATCGCTATGAGAAGGATTTCCATTCAAAAGCTTAGCGAGCATATTGCTATGGGCTTAGTGAATCGCTATCGCTCGGGGAAAAATTACAGTACTATACTGATTCCTGAGGGTTTAATTGAGCATGTTGTAGATACTAAAAAACTCATTCAAGAACTCAATATTCTTCTTTTGGATACGACCTTAACTCTAGAAAATATCAATAACAAACTCTCTCCAGAGTCTCTAAAAACGTTTTCTTCCTTACCTATAGAGATTGCCCGTCAGTTACTGATTGCTAGAGACTCTCATGGCAATGTTCGTGTATCTAAAATTGCTACTGAGGAGCTCCTAGCTGCATTAATAAAAAGAGAAATTCAAAAAATAGAACCAAAAATGGATTTCCAAACTGTGAATCACTTTTTTGGTTATGAATCTCGAGCAGGATTTCCATCAAACTTTGATGCAAATTATGGTCTAGCTTTAGGGATTATGTCAGCATTGTTCTTGGTTAGGAAAAGAACAGGCTATATGGTAACCATTAACAATCTTGAACGTTCCTATAGCGAATGGGTAGGAGGAGGAACTCCTCTATATCAAATGATGCAAATAGAGCATCGCCTTGGGGAAGAAACTCCTGTCATTAAAACAGATTCTGTAAATCCCAATGCTCCTGCAGTACAGTACCTTTTAAAACAAAGTGACATGTATTTAATGGAAGATCACTATTGTTTCCCGGGTCCTTTACAGTACTTTGGAGAAGAAAAACTCGTAGACCAACGCCCGCTAACGCTATTATGGGAAACTGGGAAACAAAAAGAATAA